In Fervidobacterium nodosum Rt17-B1, one genomic interval encodes:
- a CDS encoding HD-GYP domain-containing protein has product MLSSQKITKVIMKRNVTIALIVSIAFAVVFLVWLGNYISKESFKTHETLSKSFQNIVDTLSNLILLNEEEIEMHINSSLALAKQLLENGNYSNINEIKKIYQFSLSKKFVDIDVVISNKEGSIIAATGYYSNFSFLNFKPIETKISNADITEQYPKLLSFVGSTRRLALHTWVKFKDNFIVFAFYLNPEFYEKPIEAFTTNKIGNIKDIAIYVNDKTRLDTSQTSLDNKISEVYSEKEIHQFLKVTFYKKFILSKYDTITTPLYLRITMEYFNYLYISLLFILVFVGTMLIFTYTSSKSSVDPFIKDLEKLDTAVREIGNTGILPPAGNFVLAESQEFYETLSAILQELSATMEELEATNEELERAYNDIAKKSEEFKNLLLNISERLAIIAEGYDENTGQHIFRVKLLSGFLAEKLGLDEETVEKVKMFASLHDIGKIFVPKEILQKPGKLTAEEWEIMRQHTIYAKRILDVPGFESALNIALYHHENYDGTGYPFGLKEKEIPMDAHIVKLVDVYDALRSSRPYKKGFTHEEAMNIILNGDGRTSPEHFDSKLLEVFEEYEADINRLWESIK; this is encoded by the coding sequence ATGCTAAGCAGTCAGAAAATAACAAAAGTTATTATGAAAAGAAATGTAACAATAGCTTTAATTGTATCAATAGCTTTTGCTGTTGTCTTTCTTGTGTGGCTTGGAAATTACATTTCAAAAGAGTCGTTTAAAACACACGAAACACTAAGTAAATCTTTCCAAAATATAGTTGATACACTTTCAAATCTTATTTTACTCAACGAAGAAGAAATAGAGATGCATATAAATTCTAGTTTGGCACTTGCAAAACAACTATTGGAAAATGGGAATTACAGTAATATAAACGAAATAAAGAAAATTTATCAATTTTCACTCTCAAAAAAATTTGTTGATATAGACGTCGTAATATCTAACAAAGAAGGCTCTATAATTGCAGCTACGGGCTATTATTCAAACTTTAGCTTTCTGAACTTCAAACCCATTGAAACTAAAATTAGCAACGCAGATATCACTGAACAATATCCGAAACTTCTTTCATTTGTTGGTTCAACAAGACGATTGGCGCTCCATACATGGGTAAAATTCAAAGATAACTTTATAGTATTTGCATTTTATTTAAATCCTGAGTTTTACGAAAAACCTATTGAGGCATTTACAACTAACAAAATAGGAAACATAAAAGATATAGCCATATATGTAAATGACAAAACCCGATTGGATACTTCTCAAACATCATTAGACAACAAAATATCCGAGGTATATTCCGAAAAGGAAATTCATCAATTTTTGAAAGTGACATTCTACAAAAAATTCATACTTTCCAAATATGATACAATTACTACACCATTGTATTTAAGAATTACAATGGAATATTTTAATTATCTATACATAAGCTTATTGTTTATTTTGGTTTTTGTTGGTACAATGCTCATTTTTACATACACATCTTCAAAATCATCTGTTGATCCGTTCATTAAAGACTTAGAAAAATTGGACACCGCTGTCCGAGAAATAGGCAATACCGGTATACTACCACCAGCTGGAAACTTTGTTTTAGCCGAAAGTCAAGAATTCTACGAAACACTCTCTGCAATACTTCAAGAACTAAGTGCAACAATGGAAGAATTGGAGGCAACAAATGAAGAACTTGAAAGAGCATATAATGATATCGCTAAAAAGAGTGAAGAATTTAAAAATCTATTGCTTAACATATCTGAAAGATTAGCAATTATAGCTGAAGGTTACGATGAAAATACGGGTCAGCATATATTCAGGGTTAAGTTACTTAGTGGATTTCTTGCGGAAAAGCTCGGATTGGACGAAGAAACGGTTGAAAAAGTCAAGATGTTTGCAAGTTTACATGATATAGGAAAAATATTTGTTCCGAAAGAAATTCTCCAAAAACCTGGAAAATTAACAGCTGAAGAATGGGAAATTATGCGTCAACATACAATATATGCCAAAAGAATCTTAGATGTACCTGGTTTTGAAAGCGCACTTAACATCGCACTTTATCACCACGAAAATTACGATGGAACAGGTTATCCTTTCGGCCTCAAGGAGAAAGAAATACCTATGGATGCCCATATAGTAAAACTTGTTGATGTCTACGATGCCCTAAGGTCTTCAAGACCATACAAGAAAGGATTTACTCATGAAGAAGCAATGAATATAATATTAAATGGTGATGGAAGAACTTCACCTGAACATTTTGATTCAAAATTACTCGAAGTTTTCGAAGAATATGAAGCTGATATAAATAGACTTTGGGAAAGTATAAAATAA
- a CDS encoding DMT family transporter, whose translation MDIRVILSGLAMSFIFGLSFLFTKNALDYVPVYTFLSYRFFVATVAMLVLISSRIVKLEKKPYWKLWKVAIFQPVLYFIFETNGLKFAASSEAGMLIAMIPIVIVILSPFLLKEKIKWFQIVFAFMSFIGVVLIIGYGEKMSGSLFGKLLILGAVFSAAFYNIFSRKLSKQFKPEEITFFMMVTGFLFFTSLSIFTRQFTLNFAKPVIISALYLGILSSTVAFFLVNFMVSKVSPTISSLFSNLTTIVSVLAGSIIRNEVIRPLQILGMVMILVALFGNSFLSTKMKVQESKLVR comes from the coding sequence TTGGACATCAGAGTTATCCTATCAGGTTTAGCTATGTCTTTTATATTTGGTCTTTCTTTCCTTTTTACAAAAAACGCTCTTGATTACGTTCCTGTTTATACCTTTCTTTCGTACCGTTTTTTCGTTGCGACTGTTGCCATGTTGGTATTAATCTCATCTCGAATTGTAAAACTCGAAAAAAAACCGTATTGGAAATTATGGAAAGTAGCTATATTCCAGCCTGTTCTTTACTTTATTTTTGAGACAAATGGCTTAAAATTTGCGGCTTCTTCCGAAGCAGGAATGCTAATAGCTATGATTCCAATTGTTATCGTTATTCTTTCGCCTTTCTTATTGAAAGAAAAAATTAAATGGTTTCAAATTGTTTTTGCGTTTATGAGCTTTATCGGGGTTGTTTTAATAATAGGCTATGGTGAGAAAATGTCTGGCTCTTTATTTGGTAAATTATTAATTCTTGGTGCTGTTTTTTCAGCCGCGTTTTATAATATTTTTTCAAGGAAACTTTCAAAACAATTCAAGCCTGAAGAGATAACATTTTTTATGATGGTAACCGGATTTTTGTTTTTTACGTCTTTAAGTATTTTTACTAGACAATTTACATTGAATTTCGCAAAACCGGTTATAATAAGTGCTCTTTACCTTGGCATTTTGTCTTCAACGGTTGCTTTTTTCTTGGTAAATTTCATGGTTAGTAAGGTCTCGCCGACGATTTCTTCCCTTTTCTCAAATTTGACGACTATCGTTTCTGTATTAGCAGGGAGCATTATTAGAAACGAAGTGATTCGGCCTTTGCAGATATTGGGGATGGTAATGATTTTAGTTGCACTATTTGGAAATTCTTTTTTAAGCACTAAGATGAAGGTTCAAGAATCCAAACTTGTGAGATAG
- the rpsB gene encoding 30S ribosomal protein S2 → MPVVTMKQLLEAGVHFGHRTQRWNPKMKPYIYGARKGIYIIDLQKTVKLIDEAYDFVRDVASKGGTILFVGTKKQAQQVVKNEAERCGGFYVNNRWLGGLLTNFQTIQSRIQRLIELEEMEANGELDKLPKKEQSKLRKTLEKLRKNLGGLKNMRGLPDVIFVVDPRKEKIAVEEANYLGIPIVAMVDTNCDPDPIDYVIPSNDDAIRAIALIASKIADAYLEGREGVPYSSEEAAAQPEEKIEEIEINIPEGIGEEEI, encoded by the coding sequence ATGCCAGTAGTAACTATGAAACAACTTTTGGAAGCAGGTGTACACTTTGGCCATAGGACACAAAGATGGAACCCAAAGATGAAACCTTACATTTACGGTGCAAGAAAAGGTATTTACATCATCGACCTTCAAAAGACAGTTAAACTCATCGATGAAGCTTACGATTTTGTCAGAGATGTCGCAAGCAAAGGTGGAACAATCCTTTTTGTTGGAACAAAGAAACAAGCACAGCAAGTTGTCAAAAACGAAGCGGAAAGATGCGGCGGATTCTACGTTAACAACAGATGGCTCGGTGGACTTTTGACAAACTTCCAAACAATTCAATCAAGAATCCAACGCCTTATCGAACTTGAAGAAATGGAAGCAAACGGTGAACTTGACAAACTTCCAAAGAAAGAACAAAGCAAACTCAGAAAAACACTTGAAAAGCTTAGAAAGAACCTTGGTGGTTTGAAAAACATGAGAGGGCTTCCTGATGTAATATTTGTTGTTGACCCAAGGAAAGAAAAAATAGCAGTAGAAGAAGCAAATTATCTTGGAATACCAATTGTCGCAATGGTTGACACAAACTGCGACCCAGATCCAATTGATTACGTTATCCCCTCAAACGATGACGCGATAAGAGCAATAGCTTTGATTGCTTCAAAGATTGCGGACGCATATCTTGAAGGAAGAGAAGGAGTACCATATTCATCTGAAGAAGCAGCGGCTCAACCTGAAGAGAAAATCGAAGAAATTGAAATAAACATACCCGAGGGTATCGGTGAAGAAGAAATATAA
- the der gene encoding ribosome biogenesis GTPase Der, with translation MPTVILVGKSNVGKSTLFNKLVGKRKSIVADENGTTRDAVVDRVVWYDKTFQLVDTCGIFEGKNDEIYEKSKEITIKSLSEADLVIFVVDGRKGLSSEDYTIADLIRKSGAEVILAANKVENEKIYQKNLPDFFSLGLGEPFPVSAEQSRNLDELIETIINKLTSKGLELTASEYDENIIRVTLVGKPNAGKSSLFNMIVKEERALVTPIAGTTRDIIDEIVQINNKNYLFVDTAGLRKKSRIEDFIERVSTMRTIDSIERSDVVVLVIDATEGITRQDQRIAGLAEKNGKATVIVFNKWDLVKHADKRVKEYLDQVNEKLYFIDYSPVVFTSTVSKVGYKELINAINKSYESLHKRVPTSAINSAIQRMIIKPPHGLKLYYGLQVDIRPPTFLFFVNKTEVPESFQNAIRRTIRENIEPFVGAPIFLKFKERE, from the coding sequence ATACCAACAGTTATTTTAGTAGGGAAGAGTAACGTTGGTAAATCAACCCTTTTTAATAAACTCGTTGGAAAAAGAAAATCAATAGTAGCAGATGAAAATGGTACAACCAGAGACGCGGTCGTAGACCGCGTCGTTTGGTATGATAAGACATTCCAATTAGTTGATACTTGCGGTATTTTTGAAGGAAAAAACGATGAAATTTATGAAAAAAGCAAGGAAATAACTATAAAATCACTTTCAGAAGCAGATTTAGTCATCTTTGTGGTCGATGGAAGGAAAGGGCTTTCTTCAGAAGATTACACAATAGCTGACTTGATTAGAAAATCAGGGGCGGAGGTTATTTTGGCCGCCAATAAAGTTGAAAATGAAAAAATTTATCAGAAAAATCTTCCGGATTTTTTTTCATTAGGTCTTGGCGAACCGTTTCCAGTTTCAGCTGAGCAAAGTAGGAATCTTGATGAACTTATAGAAACAATCATTAATAAACTTACATCAAAAGGTCTTGAATTAACTGCCAGTGAATACGACGAAAATATAATAAGAGTAACGTTAGTTGGAAAACCAAATGCAGGTAAATCTTCTCTTTTCAATATGATTGTAAAAGAAGAGCGGGCTTTGGTAACACCTATCGCTGGTACTACGCGGGATATAATAGATGAAATAGTTCAAATAAATAACAAAAATTATTTGTTCGTTGATACTGCGGGATTAAGGAAGAAAAGTAGAATAGAGGATTTTATTGAACGTGTAAGTACAATGAGAACAATTGATTCAATAGAACGATCCGATGTTGTTGTACTTGTTATAGACGCTACAGAAGGTATAACTCGACAAGACCAAAGAATAGCAGGACTTGCCGAAAAAAACGGAAAAGCCACCGTTATTGTTTTCAACAAATGGGATTTAGTTAAACACGCAGACAAAAGAGTTAAGGAATACCTAGATCAAGTAAATGAGAAATTGTATTTTATAGATTATAGTCCTGTAGTATTCACAAGTACCGTCAGCAAAGTTGGTTACAAAGAGCTTATAAACGCTATAAACAAATCATACGAGTCGCTGCACAAAAGAGTTCCAACAAGTGCCATAAATTCTGCAATTCAGAGAATGATTATAAAACCACCACATGGTTTAAAATTGTACTACGGATTACAAGTTGATATAAGACCTCCTACATTTCTTTTCTTCGTAAACAAAACTGAAGTACCAGAGAGTTTTCAAAATGCAATTAGAAGAACAATCAGAGAAAATATAGAGCCATTCGTTGGCGCACCGATATTTTTAAAATTCAAAGAAAGAGAATAA
- the cmk gene encoding (d)CMP kinase, protein MHCKIAIDGPAGSGKTTVAKLIAQKLGIDYLDTGAMYRIVGLYLHSIGVEPKSTSIKDILEKVNIEYIGKDYYLNGKKVGDEIRTPEAGMFASQYAANPEVREFLTKIQKQICSNRSIVAEGRDIGTVVMPDATVKIFLVASPEVRARRRYEELKSKNMEVSYEELLRQIEERDKNDSNRDVAPLVKAPDAIEIDTSNLSIEEVVEKILDIVKERCRIK, encoded by the coding sequence TTGCATTGTAAAATAGCAATAGACGGCCCCGCTGGATCTGGAAAGACCACTGTTGCCAAGCTAATTGCTCAAAAGCTTGGAATTGACTATTTAGACACTGGAGCTATGTACCGTATTGTCGGGTTGTATTTGCATAGCATTGGCGTAGAGCCGAAATCTACAAGTATTAAAGACATTCTGGAAAAAGTTAACATAGAATACATTGGTAAAGATTATTATTTGAATGGAAAAAAAGTGGGCGATGAAATAAGAACACCGGAAGCAGGAATGTTTGCTTCACAGTACGCAGCTAATCCAGAAGTTAGAGAATTCCTTACAAAAATACAAAAGCAAATATGCAGTAACAGAAGTATCGTTGCAGAAGGCAGAGATATAGGGACCGTAGTCATGCCTGATGCAACAGTAAAGATTTTTCTCGTAGCTTCGCCTGAAGTTCGCGCGAGACGAAGGTACGAGGAACTAAAATCCAAGAACATGGAAGTTAGCTACGAAGAACTATTAAGACAAATTGAAGAAAGAGATAAAAACGATTCTAACCGTGATGTGGCACCGCTTGTAAAAGCTCCAGATGCTATAGAAATAGATACATCAAATTTGAGCATAGAAGAAGTTGTTGAAAAAATTTTAGATATTGTAAAAGAAAGGTGCAGAATAAAATGA
- a CDS encoding bifunctional 4-hydroxy-3-methylbut-2-enyl diphosphate reductase/30S ribosomal protein S1, which produces MSNETNKVNLEIIVGQYGFCFGVDNAVREIIDHLNKGENLFTDGEVVHNKNVLEELKRLGLKYSPQENGTFVVRAHGLPPEKLNEISKNYKVIDLTCPIVQNLFALGKKLSKEGYKVVAFGKKDHAEMVAFAGHVKNSLVTTEPLPLLDNKIAIISQTTSSSEKFALFIEEMKKLNKGKEIKVINTICKVTIEREEQAKKLAQICNFVVVVGGKNSSNTKKLFEIAYNYGKAVHIESINEINEIEEMLFREKSKDIQTIKIGLISGTSTYSKDVEHILKYLVKNYGGRELYMEDLNNLKQEVLEESFEQLLKEHENMNQVGRGKIVEGIVTEITPTGLTIDLGGKVTGVVPLEELFKELNEYKVGEQIKVRVEKINEEDGTAILSAKKPMEKIIFDEIQKAKENGKPVSGKIIERIKGGYRVILENVVEAFLPGSESNIREDEEIPREKMQFAVISYETRGRKTNIVVSRKKLFQKLIDEFFSNRKPGDVVEGIVESISDNGAFVKIAGITTGFIPNSEISYNTSIKAKDALTVGKIMKFLIKEINPERKRILLSLKALLPDPWENVAKKYQIGQTVTGVVTSVKPFGFFVKIEDGVEGFVPIEEVFWGRKGNINEVVSINDFVKVQILEINPEKRQMKLSYKSVIGDPWEKIAKKLSEGDISEGKVAKVLPNGVIIEIEPEVTAFCNISEVSWNFVDNIEDVIKEGESVKFQVLKIDPENKKIRVSIRKAKPNPWKAFANAHKEGDIIKVKVIKAVEKGYIGLCEEIEVYIPKSQVYENLNLGDEIDGKIIKLEEQKDIYKIIVSPKAYENSLATNKNESKDFEGVTLEGKISDANAVSEEKQNTNSYFSREE; this is translated from the coding sequence ATGAGTAATGAAACAAATAAAGTGAATTTAGAAATTATAGTTGGCCAATATGGCTTTTGTTTTGGTGTTGATAATGCTGTTAGAGAGATAATAGACCACTTAAATAAAGGCGAAAACCTCTTTACTGATGGCGAAGTTGTACACAATAAAAATGTTCTTGAAGAATTGAAAAGACTTGGTTTGAAGTACTCACCTCAAGAAAATGGTACTTTTGTTGTAAGGGCACATGGTCTGCCACCTGAAAAGTTGAATGAAATATCAAAAAATTACAAAGTTATCGATTTGACATGTCCAATTGTTCAGAATCTTTTTGCTCTTGGAAAGAAATTATCAAAAGAAGGATACAAAGTTGTAGCTTTTGGAAAGAAAGATCATGCAGAAATGGTAGCTTTTGCCGGACATGTAAAAAATTCTTTAGTTACTACTGAACCATTACCCTTGCTAGACAATAAAATAGCAATAATTAGTCAAACAACAAGCTCTAGCGAAAAATTTGCTTTGTTTATTGAAGAAATGAAAAAATTAAACAAAGGTAAAGAGATAAAAGTCATAAACACAATTTGTAAAGTCACCATTGAAAGAGAAGAACAAGCAAAAAAGCTTGCCCAAATTTGTAATTTCGTTGTTGTCGTTGGAGGTAAAAATAGCTCAAATACCAAAAAACTATTTGAGATAGCATATAACTATGGCAAAGCTGTACATATAGAAAGCATCAATGAAATTAACGAAATAGAAGAAATGTTGTTTAGAGAAAAATCAAAAGATATCCAAACCATCAAAATAGGTTTAATAAGTGGTACATCTACATATTCTAAAGATGTCGAACACATCTTAAAGTATCTTGTAAAAAACTACGGTGGGAGGGAACTTTACATGGAAGATTTAAACAACTTAAAACAAGAAGTCTTGGAGGAATCTTTTGAACAGCTATTAAAAGAACATGAAAACATGAATCAAGTGGGAAGGGGAAAGATTGTTGAAGGTATCGTAACAGAAATTACACCCACGGGACTAACAATTGACCTTGGTGGAAAGGTAACAGGAGTTGTTCCTTTAGAAGAACTTTTCAAAGAACTTAATGAATATAAAGTTGGTGAACAAATCAAAGTTAGAGTTGAAAAAATTAACGAAGAAGATGGAACCGCTATCCTTTCCGCAAAGAAACCTATGGAAAAGATAATATTTGATGAAATACAAAAAGCAAAAGAAAATGGAAAACCAGTAAGTGGAAAGATAATCGAAAGAATAAAAGGTGGATACAGGGTCATCCTCGAAAATGTTGTTGAAGCGTTCTTGCCCGGTAGTGAATCAAATATAAGAGAAGATGAAGAAATACCAAGAGAAAAAATGCAATTTGCCGTAATTTCTTACGAAACACGTGGTAGAAAAACAAATATCGTTGTTTCAAGAAAAAAACTTTTCCAAAAACTTATAGACGAATTCTTCTCAAATAGAAAACCGGGCGATGTAGTCGAAGGAATAGTCGAATCTATTTCTGATAATGGCGCATTTGTAAAAATCGCGGGTATAACAACGGGCTTCATACCAAATAGCGAAATATCTTACAACACATCAATTAAAGCCAAAGATGCTTTGACCGTTGGGAAAATTATGAAGTTCTTAATCAAGGAAATAAATCCTGAAAGAAAAAGAATACTTTTAAGTCTTAAAGCACTATTACCTGATCCTTGGGAAAACGTTGCTAAAAAATACCAGATTGGTCAAACTGTTACCGGAGTTGTAACATCAGTAAAACCTTTCGGCTTTTTCGTGAAAATTGAAGATGGTGTTGAAGGCTTCGTACCTATTGAAGAAGTTTTCTGGGGAAGAAAAGGGAATATAAACGAAGTCGTTAGCATCAACGATTTTGTCAAAGTTCAAATTTTAGAAATTAACCCAGAGAAACGTCAAATGAAACTTAGCTACAAAAGTGTTATCGGAGATCCTTGGGAAAAAATAGCTAAGAAATTATCCGAAGGAGATATAAGCGAAGGCAAAGTAGCAAAAGTACTTCCGAATGGTGTAATTATAGAAATCGAACCTGAAGTAACCGCATTTTGCAATATTTCTGAAGTTTCTTGGAATTTTGTCGATAACATCGAAGATGTAATAAAAGAAGGAGAAAGTGTAAAATTCCAAGTACTCAAAATCGATCCAGAAAATAAAAAAATCCGCGTTAGCATACGTAAAGCCAAGCCAAACCCTTGGAAAGCATTTGCCAATGCTCATAAAGAAGGAGACATTATTAAAGTAAAAGTAATAAAAGCTGTAGAAAAAGGTTACATAGGTCTTTGTGAAGAAATAGAAGTGTACATTCCGAAATCACAAGTTTACGAAAATTTAAATTTGGGCGATGAAATAGATGGTAAAATAATTAAGCTTGAAGAGCAAAAAGATATTTACAAAATTATCGTTAGCCCAAAAGCATACGAAAACTCACTGGCAACTAATAAAAATGAATCGAAAGACTTTGAAGGAGTAACGTTGGAGGGAAAAATTTCTGATGCAAACGCCGTCAGTGAAGAAAAACAAAATACCAACAGTTATTTTAGTAGGGAAGAGTAA
- a CDS encoding substrate-binding periplasmic protein gives MKNVENNALKSVILATLVSFIFCIQTFGLKIGYYDNFPLCYEENGEPKGLFIDILKKTFDVKSEKIEFVFGEFNGLLEELRMGKIDILTVVADTQERRNIYKFNEEPVLTNWGVLVTNVPFKDIQELNGKKVAVNRGDIYYNEFKKLMNSFGIEVYFDEFDTYYDVLSNVNDGKYNFGVVSRLSYLVNSEKVPNVRQTSYVFSPVLLKFAFKKDIDYIFVQEIDRTIRNLKSNGEIEKLFNSYFLMKENKKFEVPGYLWIIIIVFLIASLGVVYLSHKISMKKLKREYERKIEGFREGIVKSSNENVVLNDKIYSKTFGIILSEKYSELAKRENRLLSVLVVKVENLEEKNRNIFENVLNNVIREGDFAFKYSENEYVIILFSYAAFVLESFRRILREKLLNSGFDIQFSLGFKVYNSEENRNIEKVILDALFEASKNSAF, from the coding sequence ATGAAAAATGTTGAAAATAACGCCTTAAAATCAGTAATATTAGCGACTCTGGTTTCGTTTATTTTTTGTATTCAAACCTTTGGTTTAAAAATAGGTTACTATGATAATTTTCCACTATGCTACGAAGAAAACGGAGAACCCAAGGGTTTGTTTATAGATATATTGAAAAAAACGTTTGATGTTAAGTCTGAAAAAATTGAGTTTGTTTTTGGAGAATTCAATGGTTTACTAGAAGAGTTAAGAATGGGAAAAATAGACATACTTACGGTTGTTGCCGATACTCAAGAGCGTAGAAATATTTATAAATTCAACGAAGAACCGGTTTTAACAAACTGGGGGGTTCTTGTAACTAATGTTCCATTTAAAGATATTCAAGAACTGAATGGGAAGAAAGTAGCGGTTAACCGAGGAGATATATATTACAACGAATTTAAGAAGTTGATGAATAGTTTTGGAATAGAAGTTTACTTTGATGAGTTTGATACTTACTATGATGTTCTTTCAAATGTCAACGATGGTAAGTATAACTTTGGAGTTGTTAGTAGGCTTTCATACTTAGTAAATAGTGAAAAAGTACCAAATGTTCGGCAAACAAGTTATGTTTTTTCACCTGTCTTGCTGAAATTTGCTTTTAAGAAGGACATAGATTATATTTTTGTCCAGGAAATAGATAGAACTATCAGGAACCTAAAATCCAATGGTGAGATTGAAAAGCTTTTTAATAGCTACTTTTTAATGAAAGAAAATAAAAAATTTGAGGTACCTGGATATCTTTGGATTATAATTATAGTATTTCTTATAGCTTCGTTAGGAGTTGTGTATTTGTCACACAAAATCAGCATGAAAAAATTAAAGAGGGAATATGAAAGAAAAATTGAGGGATTTAGAGAGGGTATAGTAAAAAGTAGTAACGAAAATGTTGTATTAAATGATAAAATATACAGCAAAACCTTTGGAATAATTTTATCGGAAAAGTACTCAGAGTTGGCGAAAAGAGAGAATCGATTACTTTCAGTCCTAGTCGTTAAGGTAGAAAATCTTGAAGAGAAGAATAGAAATATATTTGAGAATGTTTTGAATAATGTTATAAGAGAAGGGGATTTTGCATTTAAATATAGTGAAAATGAGTATGTTATTATATTATTCTCATATGCTGCATTTGTTTTGGAAAGTTTTAGGAGGATTTTGAGGGAGAAACTTTTAAATTCTGGTTTTGATATTCAATTTTCGTTAGGTTTCAAGGTTTACAATTCAGAAGAGAATAGAAATATCGAGAAAGTTATATTAGACGCTTTATTTGAAGCAAGTAAAAATAGTGCTTTTTAA
- a CDS encoding STAS domain-containing protein, giving the protein MSIKFEKKELADKLVVSIHGEIDAYHSGEVKKFLKDVISETKLSKIVLDMSEVNYIDSAGLGSLVALYKDARMSEKELILASLKQTVMRIFEMTRLDRVFKIVQTVEEA; this is encoded by the coding sequence ATGTCTATAAAATTTGAAAAGAAAGAACTTGCGGACAAACTCGTTGTTTCTATACATGGTGAAATCGATGCATATCATTCTGGAGAAGTAAAAAAGTTCCTCAAAGATGTTATTTCTGAAACAAAATTGAGCAAAATTGTGCTTGATATGTCTGAAGTAAACTATATTGATAGTGCTGGTCTTGGCAGTCTTGTAGCACTTTACAAAGATGCAAGGATGTCAGAAAAAGAACTTATCCTTGCTTCTCTTAAGCAAACAGTTATGAGAATATTTGAAATGACAAGATTGGACAGAGTTTTTAAGATTGTTCAGACAGTTGAGGAGGCATGA